In Aspergillus nidulans FGSC A4 chromosome IV, a single window of DNA contains:
- a CDS encoding uncharacterized protein (transcript_id=CADANIAT00000231): MVDFPVGDTHAARLPRLYPRSSKHPYSPNSPTNPHTQLHCQEEQSRNESIGRSPFLFLLTSVPSLTMPMAMNRGQVDPAPTSARHEEVAGPMEALILRESWDKDAIRFEQDSGLGCSRACHCQISFFLPPTAEPKSTQPATTKPNQSNQPTSQNSTSKCLPATATAAPATATPALAAPAPTKYLFCRVVLCPCSAISTSQLYLNQATTRAYSSIRPCKPQIRY; this comes from the exons ATGGTTGACTTCCCTGTAGGTGACACGCACGCCGCCCGCCTGCCCCGTCTTTATCCTCGAAGCTCCAAGCACCCGTATTCGCCCAATAGCCCGACCAACCCCCATACCCAGCTCCACTGCCAGGAGGAACAATCCCGCAATGAATCCATTGGCCGTTCTCCCTTCCTATTCCTGCTTACGTCCGTTCCTAGCCTGACTATGCCGATGGCTATGAATCGAGGTCAGGTGGACCCAGCACCCACGTCGGCTAGACACGAAGAGGTCGCTGGCCCAATGGAGGCGCTCATCCTGCGCGAGTCGTGGGATAAGGATGCAATTCGTTTCGAACAAGACTCTGGCCTCGGTTGCAGCCGTGCATGTCACTGCCAGATAAG cttctttctcccaccaACGGCAGAACCAAAGTCTACTCAGCCAGCTACAACCAAGCCAAACCAATCCAACCAGCCCACCAGCCAAAACTCAACTTCAAAATGTCTCCCTGCAACTGCAACTGCTGCTCCGGCGACTGCAACTCCTGCTCTTGCAGCTCCTGCACC CACTAAATATCTCTTCTGCCGCGTCGTCCTCTGCCCGTGCTCTGCCATTTCAACATCCCAGCTGTATCTCAACCAAGCGACAACACGTGCTTACTCGTCTATCCGACCGTGTAAGCCCCAAATACGCTATTAA
- a CDS encoding uncharacterized protein (transcript_id=CADANIAT00000232), with translation MFQINRELAALGIEWNPRRIYYLETWRYPEVESPTRWNIRDGLLEDFQVEEWLNQRGEFSPPVPPAEVGNGSHGGIRLLACNYHLFPKISVGMSPETFGLAPQKYEIGNYMLSLTYDMSSHWTTALLAGESIVDTASTIFNRSSLPLAPLSPCDVVREYLMSSPTLWDHPLMLPCIVLSHHLRRLQHHCNRDLTPIVMGIEAQLGVTRVGRRNFDARPRSINAIKDGPVARVQSEHLTVTINTQLTRVGFTARNPKWNYEASALLEKIVTELAAYTPALRPEANEEILGVLDHNITLAKSLEDNVLGLQKRLELQLNVLYSFVAQTDNRLSARLAATAGRDSTSMKILAFITTIFLPGSYVASLFSMNMFNWEDGASGSEGPGSGGSTISPQFWIYWTVAAPLTALTLAGWALWWSFEKHRYDEHLEGNRQDTRVKIPPWWRRILETRHTLNPGLAGPLGVAGGTRS, from the exons ATGTTTCAAATCAACCGTGAGCTGGCAGCTTTGGGAATCGAATGGAACCCCAGGCGAATTTACTACCTCGAGACTTGGAGATATCCTGAG GTTGAATCACCTACCCGTTGGAATATTCGAGATGGTCTTCTAGAGGACTTTCAAGTCGAGGAATGGCTAAATCAGCGCGGGGAGTTCTCACCTCCAGTCCCGCCGGCCGAGGTTGGAAATGGATCTCACGGAGGGATTCGTTTATTAGCATGCAACTACCATCTATTTCCAAAGATCAGCGTAGGCATGTCCCCTGAGACTTTCGGCCTG GCTCCGCAAAAGTATGAGATTGGTAATTACATGCTGTCGCTAACGTACGATATGAGTTCACATTGGACCACAGCTCTACTAGCTGGCGAGTCTATTGTTGACACGGCAAGTACTATCTTCAATAGGTCTTCGCTGCCTTTAGCACCATTGTCGCCCTGTGACGTTGTTCGCGAGTATCTTATGTCATCGCCAACGCTGTGGGATCATCCCCTCATGCTGCCATGCATTGTGCTTAGCCATCACCTCAGGAGATTGCAACATCATTGCAACAGGGACCTAACCCCAATTGTCATGGGTATCGAGGCCCAACTTGGAGTGACACGAGTAGGCCGAAGAAATTTCGACGCTAGGCCTCGCAGTATAAACGCGATAAAAGATGGGCCAGTCGCGAGAGTTCAATCTGAACATCTCACTGTGACTATCAATACGCAGCTCACCAGAGTGGGTTTCACTGCGCGTAATCCAAAATGGAACTATGAGGCGTCGGCgttgcttgagaagatcGTGACCGAGTTAGCAGCCTACACACCAGCACTAAGACCAGAAGCGAATGAGGAAATTCTGGGTGTACTGGATCACAACATCACTTTGGCCAAGTCACTTGAGGACAATGTTTTGGGGCTTCAGAAACGATTGGAACTGCAGCTGAATGTG CTGTATAGTTTCGTCGCCCAGACGGACAATCGGCTGAGCGCGCGCCTTGCTGCGACAGCAGGGCGGGATAGCACTTCAATGAAGATACTGGCTTTTATCACGACGATATTCCTTCCTGGTTCTTACGTTGCG TCGCTATTCTCGATGAACATGTTCAATTGGGAAGACGGAGCATCCGGTTCTGAGGGCCCAGGCTCGGGTGGTTCTACCATTTCACCCCAGTTCTGGATTTATTGGACAGTTGCAGCCCCTCTCACTGCCCTGACGCTGGCGGGATGGGCGCTATGGTGGAGTTTCGAAAAACATCGGTATGATGAGCATTTGGAAGGCAACAGACAAGATACCCGAGTGAAGATCCCACCTTGGTGGCGAAGAATACTGGAAACCCGCCACACTCTTAACCCCGGGCTGGCAGGTCCGTTAGGGGTGGCAGGTGGCACCCGTTCCTGA
- a CDS encoding uncharacterized protein (transcript_id=CADANIAT00000233): MTSLTQKADDYLRFAQQRYETSRPRSKAQHQRATSHLPGGNTRSVLHATPFPLCMQAGKGNRLVDVDGYEYIDCMGDMTACLYGHSHPVIMETVDSTMKSIGMNLGSSTSAEAHFAEALCDRFASIDHIRFCTSGTEANLYALSVARQSTNRTKVIVFEGAYHGGVLSFSHGIAPNNVDKDDWILGQYNDIDGAVQLITENKDIAAAVVVEGVQGAGGCIPGSAGFLHAIQDAARENGIIFILDEVMTSRLAPGGLQSILLHPDHGTPLKPDLTTFGKWIGGGLSIGAFGGRRDLMSVYDPRTSIIHHSGTFNNSTLAMNVGCKGLTSVYTPEACTSLNNLGDELRSGLQELAKGTKMVVTGLGAVMNIHFVRASGSRVVARTSDLEVNSGSVEEALRDLLWFYLIERGFWIARRGMISLILGTGVEEVEQLKGVVGDFLEDFRELVSA, translated from the exons ATGACTTCACTGACCCAAAAAGCAGACGACTATCTCCGCTTTGCGCAGCAGCGGTACGAAACTAGTCGCCCAAGGTCGAAGGCCCAGCATCAGCGCGCTACATCGCACCTCCCGGGTGGAAATACCCGATCGGTGCTGCACGCAACGCCTTTCCCACTATGCATGCAAGCTGGCAAAGGTAATCGATTGGTTGATGTGGACGGATATGA GTACATCGACTGTATGGGCGATATGACCGCCTGCCTCTATGGCCATTCCCACCCGGTGATTATGGAGACTGTGGATTCGACCATGAAAAGTATTGGGATGAACCTCggttcttcaacttcagcagaGGCTCATTTCGCCGAAGCACTATGCGACCGATTCGCCTCCATTGACCACATTCGCTTCTGTACCTCGGGTACGGAAGCTAATCTCTACGCTTTGAGCGTAGCACGGCAATCCACCAACCGTACGAAAGTTATTGTTTTTGAAGGTGCATATCACGGCGGTGTATTGTCATTTTCCCACGGCATTGCGCCGAATAATGTGGACAAGGACGACTGGATTCTTGGGCAATACAATGACATCGATGGGGCAGTGCAATTGATTACCGAAAACAaggacattgccgccgcggttgtggttgagggggTGCAAGGCGCTGGCGGGTGTATACCGGGATCTGCCGGTTTCCTCCATGCTATACAAGATGCTGCAAGAGAGAATGGCATTATCTTCATACTTGACGAGGTCATGACTTCGCGTTTGGCGCCGGGCGGACTACAATCTATCCTGCTGCATCCGGACCACGGCACCCCCCTCAAACCAGATTTGACCACTTTTGGGAAATGGATTGGCGGGGGCCTGAGTATCGGTGCGTTCGGTGGGCGACGAGACCTGATGTCGGTTTATGATCCGCGCACATCGATCATCCACCATTCCGGGACATTCAATAACAGCACACTTGCTATGAACGTTGGGTGCAAGGGTCTGACCTCGGTGTACACCCCCGAAGCATGTACTAGCCTGAACAACCTTGGCGACGAACTCCGCAGTGGCTTGCAGGAGCTAGCAAAGGGCACGAAAATGGTTGTAACCGGGTTGGGTGCAGTGATGAATATCCACTTTGTTCGGGCGAGCGGATCGAGAGTCGTTGCGAGAACAAGCGATCTAGAGGTCAACTCAGGCAGCGTAGAGGAAGCCCTGCGAGACCTCCTCTGGTTCTACCTGATCGAGCGCGGGTTCTGGATCGCTCGTCGGGGAATGATCAGCCTGATCTTGGGAACTGGCGTAGAGGAGGTGGAGCAGTTGAAGGGTGTCGTTGGGGACTTCCTGGAAGACTTCCGGGAGCTTGTTTCTGCATAG
- a CDS encoding uncharacterized protein (transcript_id=CADANIAT00000234), translating into MLFETFLSLLPVAALATAVSTHPQTPSDLIVATSSGIVHGIYNDTAHKVRAFLGIPYAEPATGDLRFAPPQPRAPSQHPINASSFGAPCPQVYNYDNESIWNVLPYRIRNVEDMSEECLFVNIWTPAEHQTKKSGAGRKGKAVMLFIHGGGFGEGAGSVGFYDGVDLASSEDVVVVTFNYRLNVFGYPNAPGLDPAEQNLGLLDQRLAVQWVHQNIANFGGDPDRILLFGQSAGGASVDAYAYAYPEDPLVSGFVLQSGTVSLFNNADTAHANWNRLSTAVGCSAGDGSLACMRSVSFSRILEVLGNGSYTFTPVADNRTVFSDYIARAKAGGLARLVRIRTPLTRCQPTLAGINAREFSAGFPLSQSSINETAVTEDLFGSFSCPAYQAVKTRLRQHIPTWRYVYHGNFTNLSPKPWLGAYHSGAWVAFAQNRHTGLEDYGWPLFTFNETTLVNLAVDNRPGAVLGSAEDWDRHCRGDVYIGYTIPDSLQLHVYNM; encoded by the exons ATGTTATTTGAAACTTTTCTAAGTCTGCTTCCTGTAGCAGCTCTGGCAACCGCGGTCTCAACCCATCCCCAAACTCCATCAGACCTCATTGTTGCCACATCGAGCGGTATAGTGCACGGCATATACAACGACACAGCCCACAAAGTGCGAGCATTTCTAGGAATCCCTTACGCTGAACCCGCAACAGGAGACCTGCGCTTCGCACCGCCGCAACCAAGAGCCCCTTCCCAGCACCCAATCAACGCGTCGAGCTTTGGTGCTCCATGTCCACAGGTCTACAACTATGACAATGAGTCTATCTGGAATGTTCTTCCTTATCGAATTCGGAATGTCGAGGATATGAGCGAGGAATGTCTTTTTGTCAACATCTGGACGCCGGCGGAACACCAAACAAAGAAAAGCGGGGCTGGGAGAAAGGGGAAGGCGGTTATGCTCTTTATTCATGGAGGTGGATTCGGTGAGGGGGCCGGGTCTGTGGGTTTCTATGATGGGGTGGATTTAGCAAGCAGCGAAGACGTTGTTGTTGTCACGTTCAA CTACCGGCTCAATGTCTTCGGATATCCAAATGCACCTGGGTTAGATCCGGCAGAGCAAAACCTAGGGCTGTTAGATCAG AGACTAGCAGTTCAATGGGTACACCAAAATATCGCCAATTTTGGCGGTGATCCGGACAGAATCCTCCTTTTCGGCCAGTCTGCCGGTGGTGCTTCGGTTGATGCTTATGCTTACGCT TATCCAGAGGACCCTCTCGTAAGCGGATTTGTACTCCAGTCCGGCACCGTCTCTCTGTTCAACAACGCAGACACGGCCCATGCCAACTGGAACCGCCTGTCGACTGCTGTGGGATGTAGCGCAGGAGATGGGTCTCTGGCATGCATGCGGAGTGTCTCATTTTCCCGAATTCTAGAAGTTCTGGGCAACGGGAGCTACACATTCACGCCGGTGGCCGACAACCGGACTGTTTTTTCGGACTATATTGCTAGAGCAAAAGCTGGAGGGCTGGCGCGTCTTGTTCGTATTCGTACCCCATTAACCCGTTGCCAG CCTACTCTAGCAGGAATAAACGCCCGCGAATTTTCGGCCGGCTTCCCCCTCAGCCAGAGCTCCATCAACGAGACGGCAGTGACTGAAGACCTATTCGGAAGTTTCAGTTGTCCAGCCTATCAAGCCGTAAA AACTCGACTGCGACAGCATATTCCTACATGGCGGTACGTCTACCACGGCAACTTTACCAATCTCAGTCCCAAACCTTGGCTAGGTGCTTATCATAGTG GCGCATGGGTCGCCTTCGCTCAGAACCGTCACACTGGGTTGGAAGATTACGGATGGCCGTTGTTTACCTTTAATG AAACCACGCTTGTCAATCTGGCAGTCGACAACCGGCCGGGGGCTGTGCTTGGCTCGGCAGAAGACTGGGATAGAcactgcagaggagatgtGTATATCGGGTACACTATCCCAGattctcttcagcttcatgtCTACAACATGTAG
- a CDS encoding uncharacterized protein (transcript_id=CADANIAT00000235) has translation MVLLYYCGRDSMIKAASRQSVARHKGTACLQERMRFFTTTALFALLATSTLANPIEIRQAANTRTVTLTNENSGHGQSSDIPTDGVDVAIPPRYPDLYSPTFRVDSVMITAGVVEGAKCVVSGNRVSDNAPVTLVTVDGRKNYAKFPQGVAKPESLKINCV, from the exons ATGGTACTGTTGTACTATTGCG GCCGTGACTCTATGATCAAAGCCGCATCAAGGCAATCCGTGGCGAGGCATAAGGGCACTGCCTGCCTTCAGGAAAG AATGAGGTTcttcaccaccaccgccctCTTTGCCCTCCTGGCAACCTCCACCCTCGCCAACCCTATCGAGATCCGCCAGGCAGCCAACACACGCACCGTGACCCTCACCAACGAAAACAGCGGCCACGGCCAGTCATCCGATATCCCCACTGACGGCGTCGACGTCGCCATCCCACCTCGCTACCCAGACCTGTACAGCCCGACCTTCCGCGTTGACAGCGTCATGATCACGGCGGGAGTCGTTGAGGGGGCGAAGTGCGTTGTCTCGGGCAACCGCGTGTCTGACAACGCGCCTGTGACTCTTGTCACGGTTGATGGCCGGAAGAACTACGCCAAGTTCCCTCAGGGAGTTGCGAAGCCGGAGAGTCTGAAGATCAACTGCGTTTAA
- a CDS encoding uncharacterized protein (transcript_id=CADANIAT00000236) — protein MRLGALLSVTLLSTAATAAFNAQDTIDRDVVILGGGATGTFAAVQLREQGYTVALVEQKSKLGGHAETLYLPSGDYVNYGVEGYFNNKITKDFFAQLDVDYEPLLPGAILTQHVNFRTGERVLPGNELLTTTAAALLYRGAIEQFNYLAQGLYDLPEEVPEILLRPFREFVDKYALWGAVDLIFTFAENVGNMLDRPTLYVIQYFGIPHIDALLNGGYIRPKNGTDVLFNKAANYIDEVNNIFYDSMAVRTTRDETGVEVVIQNARTGAQKLIRAKKLLIAFPPVLEKLAGFDLTEQESALFSKWTYVNYYAAVLTNTAVPNDFNILNTDPTNQPGSLPTTPFNWALEYSGVPGYFMNKIIGDANLTEAEARALIIDDLKRMSSAGTFGIKDGQEPEIAAFASHSPETLMVSVEDVKGGFYKKLYGLQGQASTFYTGYTFCTDYSTMLWNYTNTIVDRIVQEL, from the coding sequence ATGCGTCTCGGCGCCCTTCTCTCCGTGACGCTGCTGAGCACGGCCGCAACCGCAGCTTTCAATGCCCAAGACACGATCGACCGCGATGTGGTGATCCTCGGCGGGGGCGCAACGGGCACCTTTGCGGCTGTCCAGCTCCGCGAACAGGGCTACACTGTCGCCCTTGTTGAGCAAAAAAGTAAGCTGGGCGGCCACGCGGAGACGCTCTACCTGCCCAGTGGGGATTATGTCAACTACGGGGTCGAGGGGTACTTCAATAACAAGATCACCAAGGACTTCTTCGCGCAGCTAGATGTGGACTACGAACCTCTCCTGCCAGGCGCCATTCTGACCCAGCACGTCAATTTTCGGACCGGCGAGCGCGTCCTGCCTGGTAACGAGCTGCTTACCACCACGGCCGCAGCATTGCTGTACCGCGGCGCGATCGAGCAGTTCAATTATCTGGCGCAAGGGCTGTATGATCTGCCCGAGGAGGTCCCTGAGATCCTGCTGCGCCCGTTTCGGGAATTTGTTGACAAGTACGCGCTATGGGGCGCAGTTGACCTAATATTTACCTTCGCGGAGAATGTAGGCAACATGCTCGACAGGCCCACCCTCTATGTGATTCAGTACTTTGGCATTCCGCACATCGACGCCCTCCTCAACGGCGGGTACATCCGCCCCAAAAATGGGACGGACGTACTTTTCAACAAGGCTGCGAACTACATTGACGAGGTAAACAACATCTTCTACGACTCGATGGCCGTCCGGACCACCCGCGACGAAACCGGGGTCGAGGTGGTCATCCAGAACGCGCGGACCGGCGCGCAGAAACTGATTCGCGCAAAGAAACTCCTTATCGCGTTCCCACctgtgctggagaagctggccgGCTTCGACCTCACCGAACAAGAGTCTGCCCTGTTCTCCAAATGGACATACGTGAACTACTATGCCGCCGTCCTAACCAACACTGCCGTCCCCAATgacttcaacatcctcaacACCGATCCCACCAATCAACCCGGCAGCCTGCCAACAACCCCTTTCAACTGGGCGCTCGAGTACTCCGGCGTCCCGGGCTACTTCATGAACAAGATCATCGGCGACGCAAACCTGACTGAGGCCGAGGCGCGGGCCCTGATCATTGACGACCTAAAGCGGATGAGCTCTGCCGGGACCTTCGGGATCAAGGACGGCCAGGAGCCGGAGATTGCAGCATTTGCGTCGCACTCGCCCGAGACATTGATGGTTTCGGTAGAAGATGTCAAAGGGGGATTCTATAAGAAGCTTTATGGGCTGCAGGGCCAGGCTAGTACGTTCTACACGGGGTATACGTTTTGTACAGATTACTCGACTATGTTGTGGAACTACACGAACACTATTGTAGATAGGATCGTGCAAGAGCTTTAA
- a CDS encoding uncharacterized protein (transcript_id=CADANIAT00000237), protein MALYLHTAASSGAACDGLQAPSIPDARVLWITSNTVQNFTYPPVTGLTGEPIAGATGDSSPLTFCNVSMVLTHPGDNDTVLVSVWLPPHDTWNTRYTATGGGGLGAGYDFNMISPLAAGFAASATDAGLTLNNTIMADTGLWGLKEDGTVNEPLFKNLGYRSIHDMAVASKDVIKQFYGVEPKYSYWAGCSQGGRQGYAAAAKYPTDFDGILAVAPGLGFGHVGLAAFWPVVVMYNEGEYVPSCIFDKFEAALLESCDPDDGLVDGLITDYDLLISCPRSFNTSALIGQTVTCREAGNTNFTITERQAIIYWFGTVPGATFSGIAETVFDNATGRWLPKPFAPAAGWLTNIIAPQMGIEAKLQHLYRDTGILTLTYNQYFVAFNISLALSSPFLSDSYLNFRSFQKSGGKLLTWVGLADQFVHPAHLFDFHASVTKTISPGNSSNIEDFYRIFTAPGVRHCAGGLGPQPVSPMGALIEWVEQGKAPDTLSAKADSSTAREIVRDLCLYPKKSVYKHGELAQHDGFECQEPEGRLQRPNEDEDEDDDYESDKTIIGDDDE, encoded by the exons ATGGCTCTCTATCTTCACACCGCAGCTAGCTCAGGCGCGGCTTGTGATGGCCTTCAGGCGCCCTCGATCCCCGACGCCAGAGTGCTCTGGATCACTTCAAACACCGTCCAAAACTTCACCTACCCCCCCGTCACTGGACTTACCGGAGAGCCAATTGCTGGAGCCACAGGGGACTCTTCTCCGCTGACCTTTTGCAACGTCTCAATGGTTTTGACCCACCCAGGCGACAACGACACCGTCCTCGTCTCCGTCTGGCTGCCTCCCCATGACACCTGGAACACTCGCTACACTGCAACAGGAGGAGGCGGTCTTGGAGCCGGCTACGACTTCAACATGATCAGTCCCCTTGCTGCTGGATTTGCAGCCTCTGCCACTGACGCAGGACTTACCCtcaacaacaccatcatGGCCGACACGGGGCTCTGGGGACTCAAGGAGGACGGCACCGTCAACGAGCCCCTTTTCAAGAATCTCGGTTACCGCTCTATCCATGACATGGCCGTGGCTTCCAAAGACGTGATTAAGCAGTTCTACGGCGTCGAGCCCAAGTACTCGTACTGGGCCGGCTGCTCGCAGGGAGGACGCCAGGGCTACGCCGCTGCCGCGAAGTATCCTACCGACTTTGACGGGATCCTTGCCGTCGCTCCAGGACTGGGCTTTGGCCACGTTGGACTTGCAGCTTTCTGGCCTGTTGTTGTGATGTACAATGAGGGTGAGTACGTCCCCTCATGCATTTTCGACAAGTTCGAAGCGGCGCTTCTTGAATCCTGCGATCCGGATGATGGCCTCGTAGACGGTCTCATTACCGATTACGACCTCCTCATATCCTGTCCACGCTCGTTCAATACTTCTGCTCTTATAGGGCAAACCGTCACTTGCCGTGAAGCTGGGAATACCAACTTCACGATCACCGAGCGCCAGGCGATCATT TACTGGTTTGGGACGGTCCCTGGTGCAACCTTCTCCGGTATTGCAGAGACTGTTTTCGACAATGCCACTGGCAGGTGGCTCCCCAAACCCTTTGCTCCTGCGGCCGGGTGGCTCACGAACATCATTGCTCCGCAGATGGGAATAGAGGCAAAGCTCCAGCACCTCTATCGCGATACCGGCATCCTCACCCTGACATACAACCAATACTTTGTCGCCTTCAACATATCCCTCGCCCTATCGTCTCCTTTCCTCAGTGACTCCTACCTTAACTTCCGTTCCTTTCAGAAGAGCGGCGGGAAGCTCCTCACCTGGGTCGGACTCGCCGACCAGTTCGTCCACCCTGCACACCTCTTCGACTTCCACGCCTCAGTCACCAAGACCATATCGCCTGGAAATTCCTCAAACATAGAAGACTTCTACCGCATATTCACGGCACCCGGTGTCCGCCACTGTGCCGGCGGCCTCGGCCCGCAACCGGTCAGCCCAATGGGTGCACTTATAGAGTGGGTGGAGCAGGGGAAGGCACCGGACACTCTGTCGGCAAAGGCAGACAGTAGCACTGCCCGGGAGATTGTGCGAGACCTGTGCCTCTACCCCAAGAAGTCGGTTTATAAGCATGGCGAGCTGGCGCAGCATGACGGTTTTGAGTGTCAAGAGCCTGAGGGGAGACTACAGAGGCcgaacgaggacgaggacgaagatgacgactATGAGTCTGATAAAACGATTattggcgacgacgatgaatAA
- a CDS encoding uncharacterized protein (transcript_id=CADANIAT00000238), whose protein sequence is MGLFKILAPCTPALAAAPEFQQEDIITRDGCILRGGATGSYAAMQLVERGHSMAVLDDLRRMGDAGTYLINKKPEYVAFDSRWPASIMAPQKISALELYPLHRRRDDG, encoded by the exons ATGGGCCTTTTCAAAATCCTCGCACCATGCACCCCGGCCTTAGCTGCGGCTCCTGAGTTCCAGCAAGAGGATATCATCACCCGTGATGGCTGCATCTTGAGAGGCGGTGCCACCGGTTCCTACGCTGCCATGCAGCTGGTTGAACGAGGGCACTCAATGGCGGTCCTGGACGATCTCAGGCGCATGGGCGATGCCGGCACTTACCTGATTAACAAGAAGCCCGAGTACGTCGCATTCGATTCGCGTTGGCCGGCCTCGATCATGGCCCCCCAGAAGAT CTCAGCTTTGGAGCTATACCCGCTCCATCGTCGACGTGATGACGGCTGA